TTCGCGTCGGTATTGGCTAAGTGCGTCTCGTGCTGCCGCCCGCATTTCCGCTTTGGGAGTGGTCCCGACTCGCTCGAGGTACACCGTTTCGTCCTCGAGCCGGTGGATATCGCCTGCGGAGTAGCCACAGTCTTCGACGATGCGAGCGAACAGAAAGTCCTCGGACCACGGCACGGGCTTCTCGAGTTGGAACGACACGGTATCTCGCGTCGGCAATGCGACCGTGAGCTTGATCCGGTCGCTTACAGCGCCCGGTTCGACGTTCGTCACCTTACACTCCACGCGGCCGTCGTCGGTCGTTCGCAGGGCGATCTCCTGTAGTTCGTCCGCGAGATCTTCGGCTGTTTCGGGGTTCTCGTCTTTGGTGATATGCTCTTGCAGCTCGTCGAACGAAAGCGCATCTTCGCCGTGTTCCTCGAGCATCCGTCTGGCGTGTTCGACGCGGTCCCCCAGCGTTTCCTCATCGATCGGTTGGACGTCGATTTCTTTTTCGCTGTCGGTCATTCGCCATCACGCTCCGCGTTCCAGATCTCTACGTCACCGTCGACGCGAAGGTCTTCGATCTCACTGAGTCCAAATCGGCAGGTACCGTGATAATCGTCGTCAAAGAACGCCTCCCCGACGACGGCCTCTTGCGCGGGAACGTCGATCGCGAGGTGGCTTCCGGTAATGAACGTCCCGTCGGTGGTACTGAACTGGACGTGCATCACTGAACTCTCCCATTCGGTTTCGTCGCTCATTCCGAATCACCGTCCTCGAGCACGCTACTGTCCCACGGTTCGGGTTCCAACCCACTCGGCAGATACAGTGGGTGCGACGGGTGGCCGGCCTTGGTCGTCTCGAGGGCGTACAACTCATCCTCGAGCAGGGCGGCAACCTCGAGCGCGCGATCCTTGAACGATCCCTTAGCACCCCACGCGGCGACGACCTGTTCGGCTTCCTCACAGACAGCCCGAAGGTGGTCGTCGTTCTCGGGGCCGACGGGATCGGGATGGTCGTGCAACGCCTCGGGTTCGGAGCTCCGCATCGCGAACAGGTTTGCGACCACGATTGACCCGTATCCCCAGTCTTCGGCGAAGCCGCGGCAGCGCCGAATCGTTGGATCGTCGTCGACGTCGTCCGCGGTGCTTGGATTGAGCATCACGAACGCGACGGTCGGCTTCGAAGCGTTCCACGTCCTCGAGAGTCGGTAGCGGTACTCGCCACAGTCGCTCAGGACGGCGTCGCGGCGATTGTCTCGGAGTGGTGTGTCGCTCATTCGTTCTCACCGTTCAGGTATTCGAGAATCACTTCCCCGTGACAGACCGCCGGCTCGCCGTCGACGGCGGTGATCGGTTCGTCGCCGTCGTACCGATCGCCTTCGCCGAGACAGTAACACCCCAGCGTCTCCCCGCGGAGTTCCTCGCGGGCCTGCTCGCGAAGATCGGCCTGCTCGTCGGCGTACCACCACTCGCGGAAGGCTTCAACGCAGCTCTCGCGGGTGTACTCGCCGCCGTCCTTTTCCATTTTGAACGGATTGCCGTACTTGCTCGAGCGCCCGATCATGCGGACGCCCGAGCGGCCGTAGCGCGTGACGTTGACGAGTTTCGTTTCGACGTCGCCGGTCAGCGTCGCCTGGACGCCGTCGTTACTCATCGGTCCCACCGAGCAACGGCTCGAGGTCGAGCGTCCAGGTCTGACGGATGCGCGGACTAATCGCAATCACCGACTCGTCGACGTCCGGGTCGGTGCAGATCCACACGTCGAGTAGGACCTCGCCCTCGCGGACCTCGTCGACGTCGATCCCGAGGTAGTCGTACTCCGACGGTGGGATCATGACCCGGTAGTCGTTGCCGGGGTTCTTGATCTTCCGACCCATCGGGTTCGATCGCCCGTCGAGTTCGGTCGCGACCAACTCGCCGGCGAGGAAGTTCTCCTCGGTCTCGGCGAAGTCGATTGATTGCGCGACGCCGAGCTGGCCGAGCGCCTCGAGCGCCCGTTTCACCGAGACGCTGACGGACCCGTCCTCGTACCGAGCCGGTTGGTGTGCGATACATTCGAATCGTGCTGGTAGCTCTGTTGCGGCCATTGCGTGCATTCGGGGAACACCGGGCTTTCGCCCTACCGTAACATAGCTACGAAGGGGTACAAATAACTACCGTTGACTGACAGTCACGACCGCGAAAAAAGAATCCCGCTCGTTGCGTTACTGCTCGAGGATCAACACACGGACTTCGACCGCTTCGCGAAGGCCGCCGTCGGCGCCGGTCTCCGCGCGGTCCTCCGAGTAGATGCCGACGACTTCAATCGGGAAGTCGCCGAGCACGTCATTAAACTCGAGGAACGATTCGGAGTGGCGAAGCGAGACGCGGCCGCGAATCCGGCCGTTCTCGTCGTGGTTGACGTCCATCGATTCGACACACTGTAGCGACGCGAGTTTCGCTTTCAGCGCGACGAGCGTTTCGATTTTCTCACTGTACTCCTCTGCGGACAGGTTCGACGGTTTTCCGAAACTCATCTGGGGAACACCGGGTACCACCGTGGCACCCAATCGTAACCACGTTACGATACATAATAAAGCTACCGGGATAATCGCGAGACGGCGGTCGAATTGTGGCCCTCGAGTGACCTTTTCAATCTGCCGACTGTCAACGCGGGCTTTATCCCGATCGGTCGCCGACGTTTGGGCGGCGGCGTCACCACATATACTCGTTGTTGGGGAACACCGGGTACTTCGACGCCGCCGATTTCCACATTCTCGAGTGGCTACGTCGCTGAGTCGGTAGTTTTATGATATACCGTAGCTAAGTTACGGTTGAGTGCCAGAGAGGTACTCGGTGTTCCCCAATGCCAACTCAGGAACCCATGACAACGACCGACGCCGAACCGATCAACTTCGAACGAGAACTGCAAGCCGCCCTCGAGCGGGCGAACGACGACGAGTCGCACGTCGAACGCGACGCCGTGACGTTCCACCCTTCGCAGATCGCCGCGTGCGAGCGACAGGCCTATCTCGGGAAACTCGGCCTCAAGGACCACACCGACATTCTCGGGACGTTCCAAACCGGCACCCTGATCCACGAGTTCATCGAGGAGAACGTCGGCCCGCAGCTCGCCGACGCTGAGTTTGAGAAGGAAATCAGCCTCGAGCGCGACGGCGTCCGATTCGTCGGGCATACCGACTGCTACGATCCGGCCGCGAACGCGATCTACGACTTCAAGTCCCGGAACGGGTGGTACCGCTTCGACCCGCCGAAAGAGCGCCACCTCGATCAGATACACGTCTACATGGCCGCGACCGGCGCGGAGTACGGACAGGTCGTCTACGTCAACAAGGGCGACCTCGAGGTCCGG
This Halopiger xanaduensis SH-6 DNA region includes the following protein-coding sequences:
- a CDS encoding DUF1643 domain-containing protein, which gives rise to MSDTPLRDNRRDAVLSDCGEYRYRLSRTWNASKPTVAFVMLNPSTADDVDDDPTIRRCRGFAEDWGYGSIVVANLFAMRSSEPEALHDHPDPVGPENDDHLRAVCEEAEQVVAAWGAKGSFKDRALEVAALLEDELYALETTKAGHPSHPLYLPSGLEPEPWDSSVLEDGDSE
- a CDS encoding DUF4326 domain-containing protein, producing MSNDGVQATLTGDVETKLVNVTRYGRSGVRMIGRSSKYGNPFKMEKDGGEYTRESCVEAFREWWYADEQADLREQAREELRGETLGCYCLGEGDRYDGDEPITAVDGEPAVCHGEVILEYLNGENE
- a CDS encoding PD-(D/E)XK nuclease family protein, with translation MTTTDAEPINFERELQAALERANDDESHVERDAVTFHPSQIAACERQAYLGKLGLKDHTDILGTFQTGTLIHEFIEENVGPQLADAEFEKEISLERDGVRFVGHTDCYDPAANAIYDFKSRNGWYRFDPPKERHLDQIHVYMAATGAEYGQVVYVNKGDLEVRTWPEDGLFEFDPDRFAAIVEKARRVRDAIDEHGFATCESEVPFDKCGCFLCGNETLTFD